The Mus pahari chromosome 2, PAHARI_EIJ_v1.1, whole genome shotgun sequence genomic interval GCGGCGTCCCTGGGTAGAATGGATCTTCATGATGGCAGCCACAATGTGGGCATAGGACAGAGAGACCAGGGAGCAGggcaccatcagcaccaccacaCTAGAAGCCAGTATCACCACTTGGTTGAGGGTGATGTCCACACAGGCCAGTCTGACCAGTGTCAGAGTCTCACAGGCCACATGGTTGAGCACATTATGCTCACAGGTGGGAAGGCGCATGGTGACTGCTGTCTCCACAGCAGAATTAACTACACCCACAAACCAAGAGATACCTGCTAGAGTCATGCAGAGCCTTGGGCTCATCACCACTGTGTACTGTAATGGATTACAGAcagccacatagcggtcataggccatggcaGCCAGCAACAGAAACTCAGTTCCCCCAAGAGTCAGAGCAAAAAAGAGCTGGGTCCCACATAGGGCAAAGGAGATGGTCTTTTTCTCCATGAGGAAGTGTGCCAGCATCTGGGGCACCCCACTTGAGGTGTAGCAGATGTCCACCACTGACAGGTGACagaggaagaaatacatgggCAGGTGGAGTCGTGGGTCCAGTGCAATCAGTAGGACGATGAGCCCATTGCCCAGCAGAGTCAGCAGGTAGGTGACCCCAAAGAGGACAAAGAGTCCAGCTTGGATGTTTTTGTCACTTGTTAAACCCATAAGGATAAACTCACTTACCCAGGTCACGTTTTCTCTCATGGTGCAGTTTGGTCAGTTGGCCAGAAATACAGGAAATAGAATCAAGGACAGGCaagttaaaatatcattttacttTTACACTAAGTCCTAGGTAAGACTGGATCTAGAGCTGGGACATAGCCTGTTTCTTTAACCTCGGTGGTtaggggaggaaaaaaatgaagacactgaatttattctcctgaaaaaaaaaaagagtaaaaagcaGAGAGGGGATTCGACGGGGGAGAAGCTACAGATAGGCATGGTAGCATTTCCCTCTAATCTTATCATGTGTGAATTGGAGGCAGGTGCATCAGAGATCTAGAACAGTCTGAGCTACAaaagggagtttgaggccagtattgGTTGTTGAATCTctttcacaaacaaacaagctgataactaaagaggaaaggaaacttGGCTTATAATACTAAAGTATAAATTTCTGAATGTTAACATCCCTGATTTGTCCATTAATTTATATCTAGCATCATGTGCCATAACAGTTATAATCAATCACTGTAGAAGGAAATATGATCCACAATACgggtggaggaaaagaaaaaaaatatcacagaTGTAAAGCAACAGTAAGGGAAAATTAACAcccggggaggggaggggaaagactgGGCATGGGGAAGGTACTATTGAAAGTTAACACGACAGAAAGGCAGGTTTTATAACATGGTATAGCAGTGGTCACATCTTCCTATCAAATGTATGGGAAGAATAAGGATGCCTTCATGATTGTTGGCATCATTTCTAACATCTCAATTCTATTGTTATTCATGCTTCTTGAAAGTCTAGGACATGACCTTGCACAGAATCCTCTCACATATTTTTCAATTCATATATCTGTTTCGAGGAGGCTTATGTCCCTGAGATGAACGTCTATTAAGGAGCTGATCGTTCCAGGATGAGTGCAGGGCATTTTGTACTTGTCCGTGAGCACAAAGACAGAGATATGGGTCTTTCTTTCTTCGATCTTATAATTTAGGAATAGAGAGgttattaaaaagttaaaaataagtataGTTGTACTAAGTACTATGGACAAACACAAGGTTAGAACTTAgtcaattaaattttaattttggtgAATATTCCTTATATCTCAATGACATGCAACATATATAGTGCATTTTTAAGGATCTTTAAATTAGCAATGAAAAAGTAGTTGCTGAGAGTTTTTGGTGAACATTGGCAATCATATTCATAATGAGCATGAAGGGTCATGGAACTGTCTTCACCTTTCCACTATTGTGAATTCTCCTTTCTCAGCTGAGTTTGTTCTGGGTCATTGTCCTTTATGGCGATTAACTGTTCCTTGTATAAGTCAGTGTCATCTGATAGTTTTGAAATTCCAATCTCTTGGTGTACTTCTTTCTCTCAAGTATTTATCTTGCCAGATGTATACATCatttattcttttcctatttttcaatttcattaaCATATATAACATTTGTTAATCAAATCTCCCTCCTTATTctcctttcttgcctttcttcATACCTACCaacacctttttttctttccaagtccctctgcctcccactttcATGCAtcttgctgtgtgtatgtgccctCCTGAATTTAATTAGGATTCCCATCATGAGCACTGGTGGTGGGATTATTTGCTTGAGTTGGAACAATACACCAGGCTTATTGTTGCTTAATTTATAATGTTTAGGAAATAGAATCAGCCTAGATATCTAttaacaaatgaatggataatgacaatgtggtacatttacacagtgaagtTATATTTagctctgaagaaaaataaagttgtaaaCCTTCAGATAAATGGGtgaagttaaaaaatatattgagtgAGGTCACACAGCCCCCTTCCATGTCATCTCTCTTTTGTGTAGTTTCGAACCTTTAGTTTCATGTATTTAACTACCTGTAGATGCCAGGAAGATAGAAAGGTGGTATTTGGGAAGGATGCGTTAAAGGAGGTGAGATGGTAGGGCACAGGTGATATAGAAGTAGAGCAGATGAGTATTAGGGATGGAAACGTTTAAGTAGAAgtatgggtgggggtggggaaaggaaagaggtttTGAAGAAAGCTTAATTCATTTTTTCAACTCACCTGGACACTTACTTTTTATATGAAGTATGCATTTTAAACCATCAGTGATTtcacagaataaaataagaaaatttaaaaattggacCTTGGAATATTCTGTGGAGATCAATGACTTCAGTGTATGTAAACCACTGTAACAAAACAGAAGACATTCAGTGCATCGACATTATGGCATCCAGAACAGAGACACAGCTTCAAATTTAAGAGTTCTGAAGAGCATCCCGATCTCCCTATCTGCAAACAGGTGCTGGAGCCCTACCTAATTGTTGGAGTGGGAGAATAGAGTGCTGGATAGAGCAGGTCCCTGGCCTCCCCACAGCTCTGATCCAGAgtgtattctttattattttccagTTTTACTTACATATATAACATTCTTGATCAGTGACCCCATTATCCTCTTTTATCTTATTCCCATTCTCAACAAGAAGGTACCTCTGGCTAGAAGGTATCTCCATGGAAACCATGAAGGGTGGCTTTAGATTCTCAGTGGTAGAAGTTAAGGAATAGAGTCAGAACCTAGGGAGATGCTGTTGGGATTCCTACGGAGATGCATGTTGGGATTCTAAGCACTGTCCAGGGAGCCTGTGACAGGCCACAGAACTTGCTCTCTGAGTCAGCAGAGGGAGTGTCTCAATTTGGACTTGTTCCCAACCCTAGGCTGCTTATTGCTTACAGACAGAATTTTCACTTTCAGATTGGTATTAGTGATTCagattccctcccccccccccaaaaaaaaatgtggtcaaAAGGGTAGAGATGAAAGGAACCATGGAGTCAGGTGTCAGAATTTCCTCCATCCTGTACATTCTTGTACATAAGTAGAGGGAATCCAAGGGCCAGGGAGAGATCATCTGTTTCCATCTTAGATCCACCTAGGGACCAAGATAAAGGCAGCCTGCCTGACAGACAGAAGTGTCTTTGGCTAGACATGACTCATGGAAGGAGACTCCTGGGCATCTTAGATGGCAGACTCAGGAAAGTATCCTGAGATACCAATAGATATATGTTTTGCACAACAGGCAGAGCTTTGAATGAAAAGTTAGGAAATCTGAGTTGCAGTCTACCTGCTTCATGAATGAATTAACTGTCCTCCATAACTTCAGATTCTTCATCTGAAATGTGTGGATGATGACACATTTCCTCTGAGTTTTTGACTATATATATCAGATGAACTAATGGGTATAAATTTGTTTCAgcaaaatactcagtaaaatctCAAAGGATGCAATCCTTACACTCAGAAAGTCTACAGTACTGAGACTAGTTCTGTCCACCAATATGAGGACAAGTGACAATAGGAACAGTGCTTTTAAGTACAGGAAGTTAACAGAATGGGGCCTCGAGACAATCTGCAATAAACCGTAATGCCTAAGTCTAATTACAGAATTCCTGCTACAATACAATTCAGAAATGATATTAGTCCATCCATACACAGTGCCCACTGCCCACACGGAAACTCCTCACCTTCTTATTCCTGTAACATCCTGATGTCTATTTCAGAccaaaattaaacttttttttcttgttggatGAACTTGTAGTGAACTCTTTTGGACAATTAGAGAAGAGTTTCATTTCACTTTTCTCAATGTCATAAACAGTTGGTTGAGGCATGGTAGATCCTTGTCAGAGGGAGGAACATGAGCTCCACGTGCCATCAAAAGGGGACCCATGCTCTATAAATTCACCCTGGCAGGGGAGCTAGAGAGAGTGAGTTGTTAAACTCCTCTCTTGCACAGGAGGCTTCAGTGGCATCACACTAACTGAAGACAGACTGCGTATGCCAGCAAGTAGTAGAAGTGTTTTATATAGGAGCACAAATACTTTAGACAGCAGATATAAGGTAGAAGTAAAGAAACAActaatgtttctgtttctttgaagaTATGTTTGAGGTTACGGTATGGTAAGACATTCTTGCCGCATGCATTGAATTCCATGTATACATCATCGGTTAGCTGATGTATGTGAAGTATGCACCATTCATCTGCCGAGTGAAAGTGTCAGGTTTAGTGAGCATTAAAATATCTCCTAGTTTTAAAGGTTTATGGTAAGTTAAGACATTTAAATTATAGTCTAAGcaacaaagacataaaaataaaggatttGGTCTTCCTGCATTCTAGGCATACCTAATGAAGTTCTAAGGTCAGGAAATATTAGTGATCATGGGGCTTCATATTGAAGTATTCAGACTGATCATACAACTGTTTGCGgtgatgatttttaaaaccagGGACCAAGGAAATGATGCGGCTATGCAATTAGATGTGACAAAACTGTTGGGTTAAGCCAAAGCTTACAGTCTTCCATAATACAAATTTTCATCCAAAGTCCAATCTTGATAAAATTCAGGGTGAAAATTCCACCATAGCAAAAATTGTCCTATCAGATAAAGAATTAAACTTCCCTCCATTTTATAGGAATTATTCCATAATACAAATTTTCATCCAAAATCCAATCTTGATAAAATTCAGGGTGAAAATTCCACCATAACAACAATTGTCCTATCAGATAAAGAATTAAACTTCCCTCCATTTCATAGGAATTATTCTCCTGAATGTTGAGATGGTTCACCATTTTGCATTTTAGAGAGGGAGGGCTCTACATCTGCCCTTGGGTCTTCTACCAACCCCATAGCTCCTCCATCCCTTCTCACTCCAACATTGGACAGATGCTTCAAGACTAGGCAGTAACTTTTGATTTATactattccattctgtaaatgccTGACTGCATAGAACGTTTTGTTAATAGTACATTGTTGGGTATCTGACCTAGAAGGGGTCTTTAGTGGCCAGAAATCAATGAGTTTTATCAATAAGTCACTGGAGGAATTCAAAACACCTCTAGCTGCAACTAGTAAGAACAATACAGGAGAGGTTCACAGAGCCATGCTGGCTGCCTAAGTGGCTTTGGTAGCAAACTATCATCACCTTCTCTAAACCCTCCCTCAGGGACCTAGGCAGAGTGCTAGCCCCATGTACAAGACTCACTTTGGTTGGGCAGGTGGCACAGTCCTTTGTAAGTCCTTGGAACACAGTGTTTCCTCTTCGTGGTTATAGAGGTTTTCTTTGTCAGTCTGAGCTGATAACTTCTCAGACCTTATAGATCTCTAGAGGgcaattatttacttttaaaaagtatctatTCTTCCCCTAGATACTTTACAATCCTACTTCTGTCTTCTAAGTTCCCGGTGGAATGAAc includes:
- the LOC110317192 gene encoding olfactory receptor 2F1-like, whose protein sequence is MRENVTWVSEFILMGLTSDKNIQAGLFVLFGVTYLLTLLGNGLIVLLIALDPRLHLPMYFFLCHLSVVDICYTSSGVPQMLAHFLMEKKTISFALCGTQLFFALTLGGTEFLLLAAMAYDRYVAVCNPLQYTVVMSPRLCMTLAGISWFVGVVNSAVETAVTMRLPTCEHNVLNHVACETLTLVRLACVDITLNQVVILASSVVVLMVPCSLVSLSYAHIVAAIMKIHSTQGRRKAFETCASHLTVVSMSYGMALFTYLQPASTASAEKDKVVVIFYALVTPMLNPLIYSLRNKDVKAAFRRVLMKNFESKN